The Flavobacterium commune genome contains a region encoding:
- the rmuC gene encoding DNA recombination protein RmuC, producing MSDLFPFLLSFIVALAIGIFIGKLIFSARFQSEKTSLEEKLIALTSQINQLKEQFSNDKMQFEKQLAIINQEKEAIRNEKDSLAIQLSKKEVDFENLWERNKEQKDEVEKLQEKFTKEFENLANKILDEKSNKFTEQNKENMKNILSPLQDKIQLFEKKVEDTHKESIDYHAALRQQILGLREMNIQMSKETLNLTKALKGDSKMQGNWGELVLERVLEKSGLEKGREYEVQQSFATEDGNRVMPDVVINLPDGKKMIVDSKVSLTAYEKYINEEEDDLKSSYLKEHVNSIKRHVEQLGNKNYQDLYQIESPDFVLLFIPIEPAFAIALNEDTSLYNKAFEKNIVIVTPATLLATLRTIDSMWTNQKQQENALEIARQAGALYDKFEGFVADLIKIGKKIDETKIEYSGAMNKLVEGSGNLITRVEKLKKMGAKAKKALPESIIARAKKDDNLID from the coding sequence ATGTCTGATTTGTTTCCTTTTTTATTGTCTTTTATTGTTGCGCTCGCCATTGGAATTTTTATTGGAAAATTGATTTTTTCTGCCCGTTTTCAGTCCGAAAAAACAAGTTTAGAAGAAAAACTAATTGCCCTAACTTCGCAAATTAATCAATTGAAAGAGCAATTTTCGAATGACAAAATGCAATTCGAAAAACAATTAGCAATCATCAATCAGGAAAAAGAAGCCATCAGAAACGAAAAAGACAGTTTGGCAATCCAGCTTTCGAAAAAAGAAGTTGATTTTGAAAATCTTTGGGAACGAAATAAAGAACAAAAAGACGAAGTGGAGAAATTACAGGAAAAATTCACCAAAGAATTCGAAAATCTGGCCAACAAAATATTAGACGAGAAATCAAATAAATTTACCGAACAAAACAAAGAAAACATGAAAAATATCCTGTCGCCTTTACAGGATAAAATTCAGTTATTCGAAAAGAAAGTCGAAGACACCCACAAAGAAAGCATCGATTATCATGCGGCTTTACGCCAACAAATTTTAGGCTTACGCGAAATGAATATTCAAATGAGCAAAGAAACCCTGAACCTGACTAAAGCCTTAAAAGGAGACAGTAAAATGCAAGGAAACTGGGGCGAATTAGTCTTAGAACGTGTTCTGGAAAAATCAGGTCTGGAAAAAGGGCGTGAATACGAAGTACAGCAAAGTTTTGCTACCGAAGATGGAAATCGTGTGATGCCTGATGTCGTGATTAATTTACCCGATGGAAAAAAAATGATTGTGGATTCTAAAGTTTCGTTGACCGCTTATGAAAAATACATCAATGAAGAGGAAGATGATTTAAAAAGCAGCTATTTAAAAGAGCATGTCAATTCCATCAAACGCCACGTGGAGCAACTAGGCAACAAAAATTATCAGGATTTGTACCAAATTGAAAGTCCTGATTTTGTACTGCTTTTTATTCCTATCGAACCCGCTTTTGCCATCGCTTTAAACGAAGACACCAGTTTATACAATAAAGCATTCGAAAAGAATATTGTAATTGTAACTCCTGCCACTTTATTAGCCACTTTGCGCACTATTGACAGTATGTGGACTAACCAAAAACAACAGGAAAACGCACTCGAAATTGCGCGTCAGGCCGGAGCTTTGTATGATAAATTTGAAGGTTTTGTAGCCGATTTAATCAAAATTGGAAAGAAAATCGATGAAACCAAAATTGAATACAGCGGTGCCATGAACAAACTGGTTGAAGGAAGCGGAAACCTGATTACCAGAGTTGAAAAACTCAAAAAAATGGGTGCTAAAGCAAAAAAAGCACTTCCGGAAAGTATTATTGCAAGAGCAAAAAAAGATGATAATCTAATAGATTGA
- a CDS encoding TIGR03643 family protein — translation MTTKKELTDLDKDRIIEMAWEDRTTFEAIQLQFGLKEQEVIELMRTEMKASSFRMWRERVQGRKTKHEKLRIFNEGRFKCSRQRQINNNKISKR, via the coding sequence GTGACTACAAAAAAAGAACTTACTGATTTAGACAAAGACCGTATTATAGAAATGGCCTGGGAAGACCGAACCACTTTTGAAGCAATTCAACTGCAATTCGGACTAAAAGAACAAGAAGTTATCGAGCTGATGCGCACCGAAATGAAAGCTTCTAGTTTTAGAATGTGGCGCGAAAGGGTTCAAGGCCGTAAAACAAAACACGAAAAACTGAGGATTTTCAATGAAGGTCGTTTTAAATGCAGCAGACAGAGACAAATTAACAACAACAAAATTTCGAAACGATAA
- the folE gene encoding GTP cyclohydrolase I FolE has protein sequence MIKEMKSYEKIEQYDTEITESLADNYRIIIDNLGEDVTREGLEKTPERVAKAMQYLTHGYGLDPLEILKSALFTEEHQQMIVVKDIEVYSMCEHHMLPFFGKAHVAYIPNGKIVGLSKIPRVVDAYARRMQVQERLTDQIKNCIQEALNPLGVAVVIEAQHMCMQMRGIQKQNSVTTTSSFTGAFEKDKTRKEFISLVSNKLS, from the coding sequence ATGATAAAAGAAATGAAAAGTTACGAAAAAATCGAACAATACGATACGGAAATAACAGAATCACTGGCAGACAATTATAGAATAATCATTGATAATTTAGGTGAAGATGTAACCAGAGAAGGTCTAGAAAAAACACCGGAACGTGTAGCCAAAGCCATGCAATATTTAACTCATGGCTACGGATTGGATCCGTTAGAGATATTGAAATCAGCCTTATTTACCGAAGAACACCAGCAAATGATTGTGGTAAAAGACATCGAAGTATATTCGATGTGTGAACACCATATGTTGCCTTTTTTTGGAAAAGCTCATGTAGCATACATTCCGAATGGCAAAATTGTAGGACTGAGTAAAATTCCAAGAGTGGTTGATGCCTACGCCCGCAGAATGCAGGTTCAGGAACGGTTGACCGATCAAATTAAAAATTGTATTCAGGAAGCCTTGAACCCGCTTGGTGTTGCCGTTGTTATTGAAGCACAACATATGTGCATGCAAATGCGAGGGATTCAAAAACAAAATTCTGTTACCACCACTTCTTCTTTCACGGGTGCTTTTGAAAAAGACAAAACCAGAAAAGAATTTATCAGTTTAGTTTCTAATAAATTAAGCTAA
- a CDS encoding DUF2256 domain-containing protein yields MKKENLPSKICLVCKRPFNWRKKWEKVWDEVKYCSEKCKRNK; encoded by the coding sequence ATGAAAAAAGAAAATCTTCCGTCAAAAATATGTTTGGTTTGCAAGCGACCTTTTAATTGGCGGAAAAAATGGGAAAAAGTTTGGGATGAAGTCAAATATTGTAGTGAAAAATGCAAAAGGAACAAATAA
- a CDS encoding YceI family protein — protein MKNFLLAFLFIFSISIVAQDKKTVTNGNITFEASVPFYEAVEAVNNQVIGTLNTKNNNIHFIVFIKDFKFERSLMQDHFNANYMESKKYPKAVFKGGIEKFSANKINTTPGRYYIKGKIQIHGVTKNIRVLALIHKTATNSIAVQSHFSLNTEDFKIEIPFIVKNKISKTVNVALNVDLK, from the coding sequence ATGAAAAATTTTCTACTCGCATTTTTATTTATTTTCAGTATTTCCATAGTTGCTCAGGATAAAAAAACAGTAACTAATGGAAACATTACTTTTGAAGCATCAGTTCCTTTTTACGAAGCTGTTGAAGCGGTAAACAATCAGGTTATTGGAACTTTAAATACAAAAAACAATAACATTCATTTTATTGTATTCATCAAAGATTTCAAATTTGAAAGAAGTTTGATGCAGGATCATTTTAATGCCAATTATATGGAAAGCAAAAAATATCCCAAAGCCGTTTTTAAAGGTGGGATTGAAAAATTTTCCGCCAACAAAATCAATACTACTCCGGGGCGTTATTACATCAAAGGAAAAATCCAGATTCATGGCGTGACTAAAAACATTAGAGTTCTTGCATTAATTCATAAAACGGCTACTAATTCAATTGCTGTTCAATCACATTTCTCATTGAACACAGAGGATTTTAAAATTGAAATTCCTTTTATAGTAAAAAACAAAATTTCTAAAACGGTTAACGTAGCATTAAACGTCGATTTAAAGTAA
- a CDS encoding cryptochrome/deoxyribodipyrimidine photo-lyase family protein gives MQKEQINVVWFKRDLRLQDNEAIFNAVQSGKPTLLLYVFEKSLENDPHYSPRHWNFIKQSLVDINKQLKKSNTHVLAVTSEVNAVFNTLQEFYKIDTVFSHQETGLKITYERDKAFKRFCKNNQINWVENINNGIFRGLKDRNDWVSKWEKYMNAPLFIFDPKAENFLSSEAINELEKTLEKTNLETIPDTVFQKGGSAMGYKYLENFLEERYYNYSSHISKPVLARRSCSRLSPYIAWGNLSSRQVLQKVATFRLTCSHKKQIDSFVSRLTWQAHFIQKFEMEEIMEFESINKGFHLLKKKIKPDYISAWKTGQTGFPLIDASMRCLNETGYLNFRMRAMLVSFFTHNLWQPWQEATQHLSQMFLDFEPGIHFPQLQMQAGETGVNMLRIYNPIKNSYEHDPDGEFIKKWVPELSHLPTAFVHEPYKMTYLDQKFNNFEIGINYPKPIVDMERTRKFASDFLWKMKKNPLVKEESFRILKLHTMADIGDNE, from the coding sequence ATGCAAAAGGAACAAATAAATGTGGTTTGGTTTAAAAGAGACCTTCGTTTACAGGATAACGAAGCGATTTTTAATGCTGTACAGTCAGGTAAACCTACATTGTTGTTATATGTATTTGAAAAATCACTCGAAAATGATCCACATTATAGCCCAAGGCACTGGAATTTTATCAAACAATCTCTTGTTGACATCAATAAACAATTAAAAAAATCAAATACCCATGTTTTGGCAGTAACTTCAGAAGTGAATGCTGTTTTCAATACGCTTCAGGAATTCTACAAGATAGATACTGTTTTTTCGCATCAGGAAACCGGTTTAAAAATCACTTACGAAAGAGATAAAGCTTTCAAACGATTTTGTAAAAACAATCAAATCAATTGGGTCGAGAATATTAACAATGGAATTTTCAGAGGATTGAAAGACCGAAACGATTGGGTTTCTAAATGGGAAAAATACATGAACGCTCCCCTATTTATTTTTGATCCGAAAGCAGAAAATTTTCTCTCCTCGGAAGCAATAAATGAACTCGAAAAGACATTAGAAAAAACGAATTTAGAAACTATTCCAGATACTGTTTTCCAAAAAGGGGGCAGTGCAATGGGCTATAAATATTTAGAAAATTTCCTTGAAGAACGCTATTACAATTATAGTTCACATATCTCAAAACCTGTATTAGCGAGAAGAAGTTGCAGCAGATTATCTCCTTACATTGCCTGGGGAAATCTATCATCCAGACAAGTTTTGCAAAAAGTGGCAACGTTTAGATTGACTTGCAGCCATAAAAAACAAATCGATTCTTTTGTATCCAGACTTACCTGGCAGGCACATTTCATTCAAAAATTTGAAATGGAAGAAATCATGGAGTTTGAAAGTATCAACAAAGGCTTTCATTTGCTAAAAAAGAAAATCAAACCCGATTATATTTCAGCATGGAAAACAGGACAAACAGGATTTCCGCTAATTGATGCTTCAATGCGCTGCCTGAATGAGACCGGTTATCTGAACTTTAGAATGCGCGCCATGTTAGTTTCATTTTTCACACATAATTTATGGCAGCCCTGGCAGGAAGCGACACAACATTTATCACAAATGTTCTTGGATTTTGAACCCGGAATTCATTTTCCACAGTTGCAAATGCAGGCCGGTGAAACCGGAGTCAATATGTTACGCATTTACAATCCCATAAAAAACAGTTACGAGCACGATCCTGATGGTGAATTTATAAAAAAATGGGTACCGGAGTTAAGTCATTTGCCAACAGCATTTGTACACGAACCCTATAAAATGACTTATTTAGACCAAAAATTTAACAATTTTGAAATAGGCATCAACTATCCGAAACCAATTGTTGATATGGAACGGACACGAAAATTTGCCAGTGATTTTTTATGGAAAATGAAAAAGAATCCATTAGTAAAAGAAGAAAGTTTCCGTATCCTGAAATTACACACCATGGCGGATATTGGCGATAATGAATAA
- a CDS encoding ABC1 kinase family protein, with translation MKTIDYIPTSKIERATKLVQTGAKVGVNYLKYYGEKMVNSDLSRDKLNEENAEDIYDGLKSLKGSALKVAQMLSMDKNFLPQAYVEKFSLSQFSVPPLSAPLVLKTFKNNFGKTPYEIFDEFNPNSVNAASIGQVHLAVKNNKKLAVKIQYPGVANSISSDLALVKPIAIRMFNLQGKDSDKYFKEVEDKLIEETNYLLELKQSQEVVDACKKIDNLVFPEYYPEYSSEKIITMDWMTGVHLSEFKNSDPEIANKIGQALWDFYMYQIHILKKVHADPHPGNFLINDKNQLVALDFGCMKQIPTDFYIPYFELINKEVIDNQKLFREKLFELEILRTDDSKEEIAYFTQMFYDLLSLFTKPFQTETFDFSDEVFFENIAQLGERFSKDTNLKKMNGNRGSKHFIYMNRTFFGLYNLMFDLKAEIVVNAFEKYK, from the coding sequence ATGAAAACAATCGACTACATTCCAACTTCAAAAATTGAGCGAGCTACAAAACTGGTACAAACAGGAGCTAAAGTAGGCGTGAATTACCTGAAATATTACGGCGAAAAAATGGTCAATTCTGATTTGAGTCGCGATAAACTCAATGAAGAAAATGCCGAAGATATTTATGATGGACTAAAAAGTTTAAAAGGTAGCGCTTTAAAAGTTGCCCAAATGCTAAGCATGGACAAGAATTTCCTGCCACAGGCTTATGTTGAGAAATTTTCTTTGTCCCAATTTTCAGTTCCTCCCCTTTCGGCTCCTTTAGTATTGAAAACCTTCAAGAATAATTTTGGCAAAACGCCTTATGAAATTTTTGACGAGTTCAATCCAAATTCGGTTAATGCGGCGAGTATTGGTCAGGTGCATTTGGCGGTAAAAAACAACAAAAAACTGGCGGTAAAAATCCAATATCCGGGTGTTGCCAATAGTATTTCGTCCGATTTGGCTTTGGTAAAACCTATTGCTATCCGAATGTTTAATCTACAAGGAAAAGATTCTGATAAATATTTCAAAGAAGTCGAAGACAAACTAATTGAGGAAACCAATTATTTATTGGAACTCAAACAAAGTCAGGAGGTAGTGGATGCTTGCAAAAAAATTGATAATCTGGTTTTCCCGGAGTATTATCCTGAATATTCTTCAGAGAAAATCATCACGATGGATTGGATGACTGGCGTTCATTTATCGGAATTTAAAAATTCAGATCCTGAAATTGCCAATAAAATTGGTCAGGCTTTATGGGATTTTTATATGTATCAAATTCACATTTTGAAAAAAGTTCATGCCGATCCACATCCCGGAAATTTTCTGATTAATGACAAAAACCAATTGGTTGCTCTTGATTTTGGTTGTATGAAACAAATTCCAACTGATTTCTATATTCCGTACTTTGAGTTAATCAACAAGGAAGTGATTGATAACCAAAAGCTTTTTAGAGAAAAATTATTCGAATTGGAAATTCTTAGAACCGATGACAGCAAAGAAGAAATTGCCTATTTCACGCAAATGTTCTATGATTTGTTATCGCTGTTTACTAAACCCTTTCAAACGGAAACCTTCGATTTTTCGGATGAAGTATTCTTTGAAAACATAGCACAATTGGGTGAACGTTTTTCTAAAGACACCAATCTTAAAAAAATGAATGGGAATCGCGGTTCGAAACATTTTATTTACATGAACCGAACCTTCTTTGGTTTGTACAACCTAATGTTTGATTTGAAAGCAGAAATTGTGGTGAATGCTTTCGAAAAATACAAATAA
- a CDS encoding SDR family oxidoreductase, with product MKNIVIIGGSKGIGNTILQQQLATNFIYNISRNAPDTTHTNLKHYSIDILQDVLPEIESIDTLIYCPGSINLKPIGSLSIDDFRNDFEINVIGAVKCIQKYLPQLKKGNHPSILLFSTVAAKLGMPFHASIATAKSGVEGLVKSLGAELASVVRINAIAPTITETSLSANILRNDRMKENMIERHPMKSYLKPEEVADMADFLISEKAKSISGQVFEMDYGIVTFKI from the coding sequence ATGAAAAACATCGTCATCATAGGAGGCAGCAAAGGAATTGGAAATACGATTCTGCAACAACAACTAGCAACTAATTTCATTTATAACATCAGCAGAAATGCGCCTGATACTACACATACTAATCTTAAACATTACAGCATTGACATATTACAAGATGTACTTCCTGAAATTGAATCTATTGACACCTTAATCTATTGCCCCGGTTCCATCAACCTGAAACCTATCGGCAGTTTGAGCATAGACGATTTTAGAAATGATTTTGAAATAAATGTTATTGGAGCCGTTAAATGTATTCAGAAATACTTGCCTCAATTGAAAAAAGGAAATCATCCATCGATTCTTTTATTTAGCACAGTGGCGGCCAAATTAGGAATGCCGTTTCATGCCAGTATTGCAACGGCAAAATCAGGAGTTGAAGGACTGGTAAAATCGTTGGGAGCCGAATTGGCTTCAGTAGTACGCATCAATGCCATTGCTCCTACGATTACTGAAACTTCACTCTCGGCTAATATTCTTAGAAATGATCGAATGAAAGAAAACATGATAGAACGTCATCCGATGAAAAGCTATTTGAAACCGGAAGAAGTTGCCGATATGGCTGATTTTTTAATTTCAGAAAAAGCAAAATCTATTTCAGGGCAAGTGTTCGAAATGGATTATGGAATAGTAACTTTTAAAATTTAA
- a CDS encoding SDR family oxidoreductase has product MKILLTGATGYIGKRLLPILVAQGHEIICCVRDKNRFYCPKEFENNVSVIEIDFLNQQSLNAIPNDIDAAYYLIHSMSGAASNYDELESISAKNFVERLNQTSAKQVIYLSGIVNDQSLSKHLSSRKNMETILGTGTFALTTLRAGIIVGSGSASFEIIRDLVNKLPVMITPKWLNTKCQPIAITDVLEFLTKSLLNPLTYHQSFDIGGPDILTYKEMLLGFAKAKNLKRWIFTIPVMTPKLSSYWLYFVTSTSYKLATALVSSMKVKVICRDTKINDLLGVQPMTYEQALSRALIKVEEDQVASSWKDSLISGRFSNNISEYLKVPKKDCFIDRRKMEIVNRNFTIERIWSIGGETGWYYGDWLWNIRGFIDKLFGGVGLRRGRTNKHSIHAGDVLDFWRVLYANKEEGKLILFAEMKLPGEAWLEFKIIGNTLYQSATFRPRGIWGKLYWYSVLPFHGFIFNGMLRRLIK; this is encoded by the coding sequence ATGAAAATTCTCTTAACAGGTGCAACAGGTTACATCGGGAAACGGCTCCTGCCTATTTTGGTAGCGCAGGGACACGAGATTATTTGTTGCGTAAGAGATAAAAACCGGTTTTATTGTCCCAAAGAATTTGAGAATAACGTCAGCGTGATTGAAATTGATTTTCTAAATCAGCAAAGTTTAAATGCCATCCCAAACGATATTGATGCCGCTTATTATCTCATACATTCCATGTCGGGTGCTGCTTCAAATTATGATGAGTTAGAAAGTATTTCGGCTAAAAATTTTGTAGAAAGACTCAATCAAACTTCTGCCAAACAAGTAATTTATTTGAGCGGAATAGTAAATGACCAATCGCTCTCCAAACATTTATCTTCCCGAAAAAATATGGAAACTATTTTAGGCACAGGTACTTTTGCATTAACCACCTTAAGAGCAGGAATTATTGTGGGTTCCGGCAGTGCTTCTTTTGAAATTATTCGGGATTTAGTAAACAAACTTCCTGTAATGATTACGCCAAAATGGCTCAATACCAAATGTCAGCCCATTGCTATAACTGATGTTTTGGAATTCCTGACCAAATCCTTGCTGAATCCCCTAACCTATCATCAGAGTTTTGATATTGGCGGCCCTGATATTCTGACCTACAAAGAAATGTTATTGGGTTTTGCCAAAGCTAAAAACCTAAAAAGATGGATTTTTACAATTCCTGTGATGACTCCCAAATTATCTTCTTATTGGTTGTATTTTGTTACCTCAACTTCGTACAAACTCGCTACAGCCTTAGTCAGCAGCATGAAAGTAAAAGTGATTTGCCGAGATACGAAAATCAACGATTTATTAGGAGTCCAACCCATGACTTACGAGCAAGCTTTATCAAGAGCTTTGATAAAAGTAGAAGAAGATCAAGTAGCATCCAGTTGGAAAGATTCCTTAATCAGTGGAAGATTTAGCAACAATATTTCGGAATACCTGAAAGTACCTAAAAAAGATTGTTTTATTGATAGACGAAAAATGGAAATTGTGAATCGGAATTTTACTATTGAACGTATCTGGTCTATTGGTGGAGAAACCGGTTGGTATTATGGGGATTGGCTGTGGAACATCAGAGGTTTTATTGATAAATTATTTGGAGGTGTAGGACTAAGACGAGGACGAACCAATAAACATAGTATTCACGCTGGAGATGTATTGGATTTTTGGCGCGTTTTGTATGCCAATAAAGAAGAAGGTAAATTAATTTTATTTGCCGAAATGAAACTACCAGGTGAAGCCTGGCTGGAATTCAAAATCATTGGAAACACTCTTTATCAATCGGCGACTTTTAGACCCAGAGGCATTTGGGGAAAATTGTATTGGTATTCCGTCTTACCGTTTCATGGGTTTATTTTTAATGGAATGCTGCGAAGATTGATAAAATAA
- a CDS encoding RNA polymerase sigma factor, with protein sequence MKEPIEHYIRQCIENDRGGQQKIYQLFAPVLYGLCIKYMKNEEDAKDVFQEAFVIAFQKISQYRFEGSFEGWLKRIFINKLIETLNKRKREMPFLDVLHQEDFVDEEQEIDSFSIPQEKLLEFIQHLPDQYRLVFNLYFFEKMKHKEIASLLNISEGTSKSNLNRAKSNLQKKILALMASKDA encoded by the coding sequence TTGAAAGAACCAATAGAGCATTATATAAGGCAATGTATTGAAAATGATAGAGGAGGACAACAGAAGATTTATCAGTTGTTTGCTCCTGTATTGTATGGTCTTTGCATCAAATACATGAAGAATGAAGAGGATGCCAAAGATGTTTTTCAGGAAGCATTTGTAATTGCTTTTCAAAAAATAAGTCAGTATCGGTTTGAAGGCAGTTTCGAAGGTTGGCTGAAACGTATTTTTATCAATAAACTGATAGAGACCCTCAATAAGAGAAAAAGGGAAATGCCTTTTTTGGATGTACTTCATCAGGAAGATTTTGTTGATGAAGAACAGGAGATAGATTCATTTTCGATACCCCAGGAAAAATTATTAGAATTCATTCAGCATTTACCCGATCAATACCGACTGGTTTTTAATCTTTATTTTTTCGAAAAAATGAAACACAAAGAAATTGCCAGTTTATTGAATATTTCCGAAGGAACTTCTAAATCCAATTTGAATCGGGCAAAAAGTAATTTACAAAAGAAAATATTAGCGTTAATGGCTTCAAAGGATGCTTAA
- a CDS encoding TetR family transcriptional regulator C-terminal domain-containing protein yields MATKKTKISKESIVSMYMDATLENNEKPKSVYQFTKNHGFTETEFYSFFGTLESIEKEIYNQFFEKTIELLHKDSNYESYDMKSKLLSFYFTFFELLTANRSYVSMSLNEDKNQLKNLMKLSGLRTHFKKFIAEITTDDFRIQQEKIQNFQEKAIQETAWIQFLFTLKFWLEDGSANFEKTDIFIEKSVKLSFELLNTAPINSIIDFGKFIFKEKMQAK; encoded by the coding sequence ATGGCAACTAAAAAAACAAAAATAAGCAAAGAGTCCATTGTCTCCATGTATATGGATGCTACTTTAGAAAACAATGAGAAACCAAAATCAGTATATCAATTCACTAAAAATCATGGATTTACAGAAACAGAATTCTATTCATTTTTTGGAACTTTAGAAAGTATTGAAAAAGAAATTTACAATCAGTTTTTTGAAAAAACCATCGAATTATTACACAAAGACAGTAATTACGAATCATACGATATGAAAAGTAAACTACTGAGCTTTTATTTTACTTTTTTCGAATTGCTCACTGCTAACAGAAGTTATGTAAGCATGAGTTTGAATGAAGACAAAAATCAGTTAAAAAACCTGATGAAACTTTCAGGATTGAGAACCCACTTTAAAAAATTTATTGCAGAAATAACTACTGATGACTTCCGAATTCAACAAGAAAAAATTCAGAATTTTCAAGAAAAAGCTATTCAGGAAACGGCTTGGATACAATTTTTATTTACACTGAAATTTTGGCTCGAAGATGGATCAGCAAATTTTGAAAAAACAGACATTTTTATCGAAAAATCGGTAAAACTAAGTTTCGAATTACTGAATACCGCACCTATCAATAGCATTATCGATTTTGGGAAATTTATTTTTAAAGAAAAAATGCAAGCTAAATAA
- a CDS encoding TIGR01777 family oxidoreductase, which yields MKKNVLITGGTGFVGRHLTNLLVANGFSVSVLSRSKRVNTANVFYYKWDVEKQFIEEEAIQRADFVIHLAGANIGEKRWTKKRKAEILSSREQAAQLIYNSLLKWNKNLEAFVSASAVGIYGAINGRAICNENMQPANDFLGLTCQKWEAAANQFEKLGIRTVKIRTGLVLGKEDGFLKKLVPIFKLRLGSALGTGKQYMPWIHVDDLCQIYLEVIKNSMFSGAYNAAITDDTTNESFSKILAKVYGYKIWLPNVPAMLIKIALGEMSKLVLTGRRVSNEKIKQLGFQFQHEDLETAIKECLLK from the coding sequence ATGAAAAAGAATGTATTGATTACTGGCGGAACCGGATTTGTAGGCAGGCATTTGACTAATTTGCTGGTTGCAAATGGTTTTTCGGTATCTGTTTTGAGTAGAAGTAAAAGAGTAAATACTGCCAATGTTTTTTATTATAAGTGGGATGTGGAAAAGCAGTTTATTGAAGAAGAAGCGATTCAAAGGGCTGATTTTGTCATTCATTTGGCTGGAGCCAATATTGGTGAAAAACGCTGGACTAAAAAGCGCAAAGCAGAGATTTTATCCAGTAGAGAACAGGCCGCACAATTAATTTACAATTCATTATTAAAATGGAATAAGAATCTGGAAGCTTTTGTTTCGGCTTCGGCAGTGGGGATTTACGGAGCAATTAATGGTCGGGCAATTTGTAATGAAAATATGCAGCCTGCAAATGATTTTTTAGGATTGACTTGTCAAAAATGGGAAGCAGCAGCAAATCAATTTGAAAAACTAGGAATTCGTACCGTTAAAATTCGTACTGGTTTAGTTTTAGGAAAAGAGGATGGTTTTCTGAAAAAGTTAGTTCCTATTTTCAAATTAAGACTGGGTTCTGCTTTAGGTACAGGAAAGCAATATATGCCTTGGATTCATGTTGACGATTTGTGTCAAATTTACCTGGAAGTCATAAAAAATTCAATGTTCTCAGGAGCTTATAATGCTGCAATTACGGATGATACTACTAATGAATCATTTTCTAAAATATTGGCAAAAGTTTACGGATACAAAATTTGGTTGCCTAATGTGCCTGCAATGCTAATAAAAATAGCTCTGGGAGAAATGTCAAAACTGGTTCTAACAGGCAGAAGAGTTTCGAATGAAAAAATAAAACAATTGGGTTTTCAATTTCAGCATGAGGATTTAGAAACCGCAATCAAAGAGTGTTTGTTAAAATAA